CTCGTCGATGGCGCGGACCGCGACGTAGTAGGTGGTCTCCGGGCTCATGCCCCCGAACTCCAGCTCGATGAGCTCGCCCGGCGCGCCCTCCACGGGCACCACCAGCTCCGTCCGCTCGATGTTCGCCTGCACCGCGGGCAGCGCGCGCTCGAAGCTCGCCTGGTCGACGATGGGCGCCGTGCCCACTCGCACCTCGTAGCGCGCGAGCCGCCGCGGGCTGTCCGGCACGCGGAAGCGGAGCGTCGCCCAGTGATGCGCGTTCTTCTCGTCCGTGTGCTCGAGGACCTCGAGGTCCGGGACCGCGCCCGGGCTCATCGGCACGTCGCACAGGCCGACGCAGGCGAAGTCGGGCCCGCAGACCAGATCGCGCCCGCAGGTGTCGTCGCCGGGCGTGCACTCGCGTCCGCACTCGGGCGGGGGCTCGGCCTGGCTGCAGATGTCCCACTGCGGCACGGTCACGCCGAGGCGCTCGCCCGGCCCGCGCAGGCGGTCGGCGCCGCTGCCGGGCGCGCCGGCGGGGTCGTCGATGATGGTGCCGTCGAGGGGGCGGATGGCTCCGTCTTCGCCGTGCAGCGCGCCGTATCCCGAGGGCTGGCTCGCGGCCCAGGTCCCGCCGGCCGGGCCGAGCGTGAAGGGCACGCGGTAGACCACCGAGGGCTGGCCCCGGTAGGGATAGCCGTACTGGACGGCCCAGTAGTCCCACATGCCGCTCGGGCCGGTGGGCGTCGGGTAGACCTCGCCGTTGTGCGCGTCGTTCCAGTCACCCTCGACGTGGACCTCGGCGTAGACCACGTAGGCGCCGTTCTCCCAGTCGGGCGGGACGTCGAAGACGATGGTGGTCGGCAGCTCCCCCATCAGCGTGGCCATGGTGACCGCGTCGATCTCCGGCATGATGCGCCGCGCGTCCTCCGCGAACGCCCCCACGTCCTCGTGGTCGCCGCAGGCCG
The Sandaracinaceae bacterium genome window above contains:
- a CDS encoding CFI-box-CTERM domain-containing protein — protein: MQHLTSRAAALCFALAAVAPSTTSAQETASRRVEIRFTPTARASIALWIESEDGSVFRTVRLTEAVSVRGIGNRPGAMQMNGGYRWPYGRREGALPVWGHRRIAAGGEPFPRVIFNGRRSEGNASSAGSAGEPRNTRDEYYCLSFNRELSGRDALDAMSCASVFMSNKGRYATDEDVAAGYAEPFEEVGGAAMMRSMDTTSLYPPRRDVVPCEGPACGDHEDVGAFAEDARRIMPEIDAVTMATLMGELPTTIVFDVPPDWENGAYVVYAEVHVEGDWNDAHNGEVYPTPTGPSGMWDYWAVQYGYPYRGQPSVVYRVPFTLGPAGGTWAASQPSGYGALHGEDGAIRPLDGTIIDDPAGAPGSGADRLRGPGERLGVTVPQWDICSQAEPPPECGRECTPGDDTCGRDLVCGPDFACVGLCDVPMSPGAVPDLEVLEHTDEKNAHHWATLRFRVPDSPRRLARYEVRVGTAPIVDQASFERALPAVQANIERTELVVPVEGAPGELIELEFGGMSPETTYYVAVRAIDECNAPGPIGAAEITTTPIFFTTVSPCFVATAAWGTPMAAEIGALRRFRDRHLRTNALGRAFVSSYERWGPAAADWIREGETRRSVARAALAPFVAVARWLD